The following DNA comes from Lates calcarifer isolate ASB-BC8 linkage group LG2, TLL_Latcal_v3, whole genome shotgun sequence.
AaccgctaacgttagctttgCTTTGATGCTAACCGGTGCTACGAGCCTGACAGGGCTGGGAGAGGAGCAACTCAGCCCGGCCAGCTCACGTTATTGTTCCCGGTTGTTGCAGCTACTAGAAGTCTGTTTCTGTGAAACGCCGAAGCAAAACTAGAAGAACTAGAAACTAGACTAAAGTTAAGATAATCATTTATCTGTTGTTGAGATTACACGATCAACATGAGGCCGTATCAGTATCATGAATGTTAATTAGATTCTGTCCAAACTTTTGCCTGATTTACAAACCTGCCTCTACTAAACAAGACTAAGATTATGTGATACTGTTCTTGCCACCTTGCTGTGCTTAATCACATTTAATCTACCgacattaatgctgcatgtaACAGATATTAATAAGGAAACAGCTTAATATttgttataaaatatatatcaatAACATGCCTTAATAAAGGAGAATGCCAGTTGAACCGAGCACCAAGAGAGTACCAGCCCTTAATATTACAGTGCTTATGCTCAAAGTAATTCATTAAAGTATATTTCAGGGTTTTCATCTAAATTATTAAGTGTACTGCCCCTCTTATTACCTTGTTTTATCATACCTTCAACACAAAAACGTTCTAAACATAAAGAAGACTGCTGCATTAACTATTACAGAGTGCAGTCTGCCTCTTCAGAGCATCTAACATTCTCTTTCCTTCTGAAATGCTGTACTCTGCATTGAATATCTGCTGCTAAAGTCTGTGAAAATCTGACATAACATCATTCTGAAAACTAATTGTAGAGCTATGACATGTTTggggaaatgaaatgtttttgtgcacTATGCAATATAAATGTGAGAACGCAATATGTTAGTACCCAGTCATTGTAAATACCTATGGCAGAAGTGCAGGTCAGGACAGACGGAGTGGTCTGCTGAGGTGCAATCATCCTTACACTGAACCTGCAAATCATACTTCAACACATCAAGTGCTGAGGATGGAGAGTGCCCAGCCTCAAGCAACTTTTTGAGCTTCTCCAGTCTTGTTGGCCACATCCACATCCTGGTGATGCATTGCATCAACCTCTTGTATTCTGTGATTGTGAATATTATTGATATCCACAATTGTTGGGTAGTCAGGTACATGAGGATCAGTGTTCCTggagggaaaagggaaaaaagtataCAGTTAAAGAGATATGTGCAAACATGCATTAAGACAAGAACTGCTTTGGAATTTCAGTGGGGGTTGTGTGTTAGACCTGCTCCGTTGCCCCTTGGAGACCTCAGTGCGCACAAGGGTGACTTTAAGTTTAGCAGGGCAGCCAGTATTTTTGGACACCCTGCCAGCCTTTAATGTTTCCCTGGGCTTGGTGTTGTGCTGGCACCGGTAGTCTGCCTACAGTATaataaaaaacaggaggaattcTGACAAGATTTAAGACTGATTTTTGGACAAATCATCTTCTGTGAACTTGATGAAGATGAATAAGTTAAATTAGATCAAATGTTTGTTGCAGTTACAACATTGTAAATTCAAATTTAAGAGCATTTAAAGACTTTTAGGACTTTATATTTCCAAAACTGAATTAAAGACATTAAGACTTTTTAAGGACCTACAGACACCCTGCATGAGGAGCCACCTCTCAACTGAACATACTGAAACTGGAAACTAAATCACTTCACAGGAATAACGCTACAAAAGGCACtctttagaaaaaaacaacccaCTTTGAAGATGATCCTGTGGCCTTTTGTGGGCCTGGTGTGGGCCACTCTCCATGTGACTGCCATGGACTTCAGCCACACCAGGATCTCCTCCTTCGATTTAAGGGACATCCGCACTATGGCCTCAAAACTGATATGGTCATCGCTGGATTGGTTCACAGCTTTGTATTTACAGACATGGTACTGATAATCCTTTGGTAAGAATTCCTTTAACACAAAggcaaaaatgttttaaaagacCAAATAAAATATGCTGTCTTCTAAgtttaataatatatttaagtGTTTGTATAGGTGTATCATGATAACCACTATGGATGACCCTCAGTTTAAcagtagaaaaaagaaattgaatCCAGACGTTGATGTATATGAGGTTTTTCATGGGACAGCATAGCACTTACCAATAACTCACAGTATTGGTTAATATTTATGGATGGGGCTTTGCAGGGAAACCGCTCAGCGGTGCTGAGGGGCCTTCTCAGATTTCCTGATCTGTTTGAAAGTAAGACTGACATTAGCCCGTTAGctaattcatttgttttcagctcTACACTTGGGCATCAAGGCGGCCTTGACACTTATTTTAGCATTTACCTTGCTGTCGCCACTTTCGGTGCAGCACACTTAGCATCCATGTTGAGGGTATTTGGCCGGGATAACGCATTTGTCACTGCACATACAGCATGCAGTCACAAGTATTTAAAATGACTAAACGTTGGTGGTGTGATCTCAACAGCATATAAGTGGCTAACTTAACTTTAGGGATAGTTTTGCTTCGGTGTTTCACATTAACTTACCTCTTGTAGCACTGGTTAGCATCACTGCTAGGCTAACGTTAGCGATTAGCAGAAAGATttagccaatcagaggcagGGTAGGGGCGGATCATCGCTCAACTCGGGTGGGGAAAATGCCTATCAACTGTTTGGCAtacctcttcttcttcaccgGATATACGCTCCTGTCACAACAGGGGAtgtgctgccccctgcaggaCTGTAGGAGAGCTACTACCACGCTTTTTGTACGCAAACAGGTAAAGTTTGAATCAACTCTCAGAAAAACTGGGCTTTTCCACGATGTGATGCAGTCTTATTTCAGAATGGGTTCACCATGAAAGCACATTATTAATTTATGCAGCTACTGTCACAAGACTTTCATCTATGGGACTTCACAGTATACAGACTAAAATCTTACAGCCAGGACGACCTGaagaaataaaatcactgctttACAATTGAAATACATTTGTTAAATATCTTTGCTATTGTAGGTTTTTGTACATATATCTGTGATGCCTTTCAAGTTTAGTATCACAAAATTCGGAAAAACCAAACATGAGTGGGCTGATTTTTTCTTATATATTGGTGAGATGATAAACAGTGTtgtatatattgtattgtatatatTCGTATAAAATGAGATACTGCTTCAAggaatacataaataaaaatgtttatttttggaaataatttacatattttgcaTATGAAAGTGTGGCACAGTTGAAAATAGgaaatatttcagttcagtcttAACTgatcaaatttaatttcagcgataaatgtttaaaaaatgtgtacTGAAACGGTGAAaggaaaaatatattaatgtcTTAACTaacatcattcatcattcaccCTTTTATATAGGAAAGAATGAGAGTGTAATACAAACAAGGTAGATCTGTGTGTGAacttttaaatacagtttgCCACCTCTATGTTTTACTAAGTGTAAAAACAATcaatttttgtaaaatattaaatatcataGGTATTATAAACTGATCTGGAGGGGTAGACATTAGGACTGTAAATGCTTCCCATCAGATAAACTGAGGTGCAGGCCCAGTTACACTGCCTTACTTAAAACATGGCAAACAAAATGTATTGACATCAAAACCATCAGATTTAACAAGCTACTGGACTGTATATTATCTAGTTAGCATGTCACTAATAGAAATTTGTTTAACTAATGTCTTATGAAACAATTAGAATATGAggcattttctgtgtgaaattaGCACCTCAGCTAATTTTCTCTGAAGGTTAATTAATGATACTGTTTTATAACATAAATGTTATAAAAGAGCATTATTAATTTTTTCTGAGAGTTGGTTTTTGTTTCAGGCAAAGTGgcccagctccactgtaaaacacaatGGGAACCCCAGGAATAACTCAAGCTCATCTGTTATCCTGAGGCTCAGTACTAGGTGTGTGAATCTAGGATCTCACCTCGGGAAAATACTTTTAAACGTATATAATTCAAAACTGTAAACAAgtgaataatgaaaaaaaaaaattgcaatgCAGGGGACTGGATCCAGGGAGGGTCGGCCTCTCCACAGCTGGCATTACTAAATGTTGACAAAGTTTGACTCtgggagctgcagaggaagagagtcAATGAACTATCACAAGGGTGAAGATGAAATTCCAACTCCATCATCTAAAACAATTCTTGCTTTACTTTGTATGTATTTAATTTGGAGGCAGCAcaaaccattttttaaaaacctgaagCTAAAATACAAATGAGTGAACTGTCTCCAAACAGATATTGTAGTTTAAAAGGTATATCTAATTctagaaacacattttgttcaaaTCAGTTAAAATATGCTCAAAAGCTACAGCAAGGcgattttttttatttttttttgtatttatgtaatCATCTGTTGAATAGGTGTTTCATACAGCAGGATGAATTAACTGAATTAGCTGAGTTTCTGGTTTTCACTGTTGCTTTTCAGGACATATTTATTCCTCTTATCAAACTAATGAACATCCTTTATTATAATTATTGGCCAAACCTGTCACTGTATACAATGAAGTATAGCTGACCAACTGCATTACGTAATTCAGCACAAGTactgttttaataaagaaaatacagtgtgtgtacagtgtccATCAAGCTTAtgctgtatgtatatatatatatatatatatgtgtgtgtgtgtgtgtgtggcggcACAGGTGAGATTGCAGTAATCAGCTAGACATTCAGGAGAGCTTCAGTAGTTCATAACTGGTTAAAAGTACAATCAAAGCCACTTTTTCTCCACCTACAAACAGTGACTACAGTCAAATAAATGTGACTTAGTACTAGTGTACTAGAATCTACTCTAACTTTACAGAAAGTATCAACAGTATATTCATAGCACATCTGGTGGAGCAGCCCATTTTGCTGCAACATGAAGCACAAAGTTTATACCTGAAAATATGATCAGCATATTCAACAGCAGAGTTGGACATTTTaagcaaagaaataaatatcCCAGACTCataatcaaaatgaattaattattcaAAAGACCCATGACATTAATCCTTAATGAAAATGCCCATATTCAAAAGGCACTTTACTCTTGCCTGACAAATAATACAGCATGTCAATAAAAGTATGCACCGTTTGTGGGGCAATGGACACAAATGAATGTGAAGGTTTActtaacacagaaacaatagAAACTCCCACTTTGTGAAACATTGAACTTGGTTGTCTTCCTATGTTTTTCACCAGTATTATGGTTACAGATATGTAACATGGCTCCTCATCTCTCTTAACATGCACATTTGCTCTTGTCCGAGCTCTCTGAGATGTCTGGGTTGGTTGGTCCATTAGCTCGGACGGTCCCGTCGGGGATCCAGGACTTGTCAACACATCGTTCCATCCTCTTCATAATAAGATCCAGCAGGACATCCACAGCCTGGTTCACGTTCTGCCCGTTCGCAGCACTTGTCTCAAAGTATGGGATTCTGCACGAGAGGAAATGGCTGTTATAATTAAAGACAAGGTCGCAATCTAGCGCTAAGCAATACAGTGTAACTCAAATCTCTGGGTTAAGAGAAAAAAGGGACCTTAGAGAGTCACCCAGTGTGTTGATGTGGCTCCTTCGTGTgtgtttaatagtttttggacaacaacgGGGCTCAGTAGTACAGAGGAATATCTGCTGCAATGACAGTACTTGTCAGTAGGATCAGTGTATTATTGGCTTTTGTCTTTGAAGGAAAATACACAATATTATCAAGACCCATGAGTAGCAAAGCACTGCTTGATACATTGAGTGAGCTGGTGAATTTCAAACCATTATTGTGCAGGTAAATGGTCACATGGAGCAAGCGAGATAATAAATGCTGGTCAGCTTAGGGTGACGACATGTAGTGTTTAAACACTGATGTTTAATCTTCTCTTAAGgccattaaaaacattttataaagcTCGCATCCACTgcaatgtctgtgtttttagtAAAGGTGTGTCTCACAGGGCCAGAGCAGGATATTTTACACATGTTCACAAATATTTGCTTTTCGAGGAGGACCAGTTTAGGCTGACATTCTCCACTCGCACAGACTTGGGCAAACAATGCAGCCACTGCCTTCTTGACAAACGTTCGAGGGAGAGGTTCATGTACAGATGGATCAAAACTGAGACATACCCGTACTTCTCTGCCAGCTCGCGGGCCTCGTCTTCGCTGACTGCTCTCTGATCTGACAGGTCGCATTTGTTGCCACACAGGACGATGTCTGGGTTTTCGCAGTATGCGTGAATCTGTAActgacctgaaaaaaaaaaacattcagcaaattATCATGTATTTGGTCCCATTTTAATGGGGTTTCACTTTACTCCTGAGAGAGATATCATTAATGTATTGTATTCACCTGAAATAAGAAATTTGAGCAGCGAAGTAGCTGCAGCcggtgacaaaataaaaaattcagaAAGATAATTATCAATAACTTGAAGATTACACCTTTAATTTCATAATATTTAGGGTCTGACAACAACCAGACACGAAAAGCTTTTGTGAACATATACGTGACAAGAAATGGAATTATATCAAATGTCCTGTGCACTTTGTTCCTGTACTGATTATATACAGAATCATCAGTTTGAATGCACTCAGCGTGATACAACAGATGACATACTCATCCAGTTTCTGACGTTGAGGAAACTTTGCTCATTCGTGAGgtcaaagaggaggaggaaacccATTGCATCTCTGAAGAACGCAGTCGTCAAACTCCGAAACCTGAAAAGAATTCAGGAGAAACAGAACTGATTGTGGTAAAGGCAAATTTAAGAAACAGGTTTTGAGGAAGGCAAGAAAGTGCTGGTAGAAGTGCTTCATGTACCTCTCCTGTCCTGCAGTGTCCCACAGCTGCATGTGGATCTTCTGTCCTTTTCCTGAAGATCCATCTGGACCTGTTGATTTGTAGACCTGAGtgaaacagagcagacagatgTTAAACTAACTGgacgttctctctctctgcacttcaCTGCTGCCTataaaacaaagtcagaaaCATTCGGTCTCAGTCCTGAGAGGTCGTGTTGTGGGAACACGGTTTGTTGTTACTGATGGCCTGACAGACACATTTGTAAAGTGAAGCAGAGTGCAGTTTGGTGTAGTTGCTtccacaagaaaaaacaaacaagactaGTGACAACAAGAACGACAAGGCAACATCCCTCCAGCTACTCTTGTTAAATAAATGATCTCAGTAGGTTTGCTGAATGTTGTTGAGCTGTCGAGAGTAACTGTTACTTAGCTCATGTTACTGGTGGTGCTGACTGCAgggtttttgtgttgttgtttgtgagAGACTGTGTTTAGCTCATTGCACAGTTGTGGTCATCTGAAACTGGGCTCTATGCCACATAAAATGACCAACACAGAATAAATATGGATTTAAGGCAAATTACTACCAGTACATCAGTGCATGCATACTGTATTCTGCATCATATCTCGTTCATTCCCCCAAAAGTGTGCTGAATTCAAATCTTCCATTTCAGTGGTTTCAAAGATTCAACAACCCCGATCAGGAGCGTTCAGCTGGTGTTTAAGATTAGAGGATTGATAAGACAGATGTGTCTGTGATAACAGTTAGGCCCAAGACTTCATGGTTATaaagttcattttatttcacatttcattcattcaaatatCATCTGCCCCAGGAGGAGAAGCACAGCTCTGGGTTGTTTGAGGGCACATCATAATTACTGTGCTTCAACCATGACAACTATTTGTGACATTTACACAAGCTACTCTGGAAGTTAATGTTTCATAGTTAATTCAACTTTCCAAATCACTGTTTTCAATTCAAAACTCTTATTTAGAATTTTTGCTTGCACAGTATTCACTTGCTGTATCTGTATCTTTCAATCTGAGGTGATGGAAACACAATGAATAAAGAGATAATGGTGGACATTCAGTAACTTAACATAACTGACTGGTAAAGCCATGATAAAACAATTATTCAGGCAGATTCTTGGAGCTGGAGGTCAGCAGCATTAAGAGTGAATGCCCTGTAATTACGAACCCTGCGCAGCTGTTTGCCAATGGTATGAAGTGTTTATTCTTAAGGAGGGTGCTGCCTGCTGCTCACCAACATTAGTCATtactctttcttttctgttgcaACACTCGTCAGTAGTCTTTTGTTAAAGGAGTATTACTTAATGGTGTGGGAATGCATGTAAGCTCCTAATTAGGCAGCCGCAAGTGCTCGTAGCACACTTGGACACAAGGAGGGTGCAGCGTAAAAATCTCTGTGTGCTTTTACTGAATGAAGGAAATCCAGACAATTCCAGCGCTGGCTCGAGAGAAGGTGTGGCCTTTTCAATGACAACTGACTGAACTCACCACTCGCTTTTCTCTGAAGTCTATCCCCACTGTAGTGATGAACTTGGAGTTGAACTTTCCATCCGTGTATTGGTAGAGGAAACTTGTTTTTCCCACGCCAGAGTCACCGAGGGCTAGGAATTTGATGAGGTAATCATACTCCCCATCAGACATAGTGAGTCCTTAATTTCtgaaacacacaagcaaaacaaTTCAGTCGACCAAACAATCACACTATTTGGCAGAGAAATAAATCTCAAAATGAAGTGGTATTTGTTGGACCTGGAACTGGACCTAAACCCTCACTCTCAGCAGTCTCTGTCTTATCTAAGCACTCAAATATAAGCAACCTCTAAAATTCACGGTGCTCTTATTTAACCATAAAGCTGACGATACcagattattttttacttaaaaGAACACAACCAACAATTACATGTATACAAACAACTAGCCAAAGCCTAATATAGATTATTCCTCTGTACCATAGAATTAAATAGTCACTTTTTTGATTTGTGATCTGTTTGATCTGAAGATTTacgtcttcagtaggaaccagtggGTTTGTGCCACAGACAGGGCAGTGAAGTTGGAGAGTGCTGAGAGACTAACGTACTGTTggtttcatgggatttgttgacaataagaaatacATAGAAGAACACCAGCCTCATCCTCTAAGATTATCTGGACAAGAGGAGATATATTGGCGTCATGGTAGATAAATGTCAATCATCACTGACTGATGGTAGCAGGTGCAACAGCACTGacaggacagggagagaggcCATCACAAACCCTCACTGTCCTGAGACAGACGAggtaacaaaaatgaaaatgaagggTGTAAAGAAGCTTTTACATCTGTCTCTCAACTTCCTAGATACTGTTTAGCCAGTTTGTCTTATATTATGTTAATTAACAATAGTTTTGGTactaaattcattcattcattgagtGAAAGTGGTACATGTTGTTTAATGTGGTTCTGTCGACATCACACCTCAGTATATGACATCTTTCCAGTCCAACTGGTTGATTAAATGTAATTGCAGGACTGGCTATCATCTTAACACGCGTTCCATCATCACTCACATGGTGCAGACCAACTGAGAgcagccatgacaacaaactgaaacacatctGTCTTTGCCAGTGTC
Coding sequences within:
- the rab27a gene encoding ras-related protein Rab-27A, producing the protein MSDGEYDYLIKFLALGDSGVGKTSFLYQYTDGKFNSKFITTVGIDFREKRVVYKSTGPDGSSGKGQKIHMQLWDTAGQERFRSLTTAFFRDAMGFLLLFDLTNEQSFLNVRNWMSQLQIHAYCENPDIVLCGNKCDLSDQRAVSEDEARELAEKYGIPYFETSAANGQNVNQAVDVLLDLIMKRMERCVDKSWIPDGTVRANGPTNPDISESSDKSKCAC